The region AGTTACTGCCCGCCGACCACAAACTGCGGCCCTTGCTGATTCCCTGGCTGAGTACCCTGCTCACCCAGCGGTTCATGGCCTTCGGCGGCCAAGAGGATCTCGATGCCGCGCGGTATTACGCGGCGGGCACCGGCGGGGACGATCTGATCGCGCGCTTCACCGCGGCGGTGAGCCGGATCACGCCGCATCGGTTCGACGCCGAGGCTTTGGACCGGACCGCCGCGGAGCTCAAGGAGCTGGGCGCGGAAATGTCGACCGACCACGTCCTACAGCCGCGAATCGCGAGCGCCCTGGGATCGGTCCGGCTGCTTCGAAGCATGCTAGACGGCAACGAGTTCAGCCTTGATCGCGTCAACACCGACCAGGCTCGCAGCGCCACGGACGCCATCCTCGATGCGGTGGGTCGGCTGCCCGACTACCACGTGGACCAGCCGAATGAGACCCTCGGTGCCGCACTGGCCTGCGTCGGCCAGGCCGTGGCGACCCGGGATCTCACGCTGCTCAACCGGGGAATCGGCATGATGGCGGAGATCTGCGGCCAGCCCCACCTGTATCCGCGGGAACGCCGAGGGGCGCTGGATGCGTTGGCGACCGCATTGCGGACTCGCTACGAATTCACCCGCGCCCCACGCGATCTCAGCAACGCGATCGACCGATTCGAGCAGGTGCTTCGCGAATTCGAGCCGGAGCCCGGCGCATTCGAGACCGCGAACCTGCTCAACGCGCTGGCCGACTGCTACTTCACCCGGGGTGACAGTGTCCGCCGTGATCAGCAACGCGCGGTCACGACCGGGCTTGAGGCGCTGCGCGAGCGCGCGCGCACCGTGCTTCTCCAGTCCAGCGCACGCCGAGCGTTGGAGACCGCGAACACGGCCACCGGAGAAGCAGCCGAGGTGAGCCGCTGGTGCCTCGCCGCCGGGCAGCCCGAGGCCGCGGTGCAAGCGCTGGAATTGGGGCGCGGCATGGTTTTGCACGCCGCCACGGTCGATGCCACCATGCCGACCCTGCTGCGGGAGAACGGCCACGCGGAGCTGGCCGATCGGTGGGAATCCGAGCTGGGGCAACAAAAACCGTGGGATGTGGGCGGCGCCAACGACGTCCGCGTGGCCGACGCCGCGTTGCCCAGCGACCTGCGATACCGGGTGCTGCGGGCTTTCGAGGGCACCGACGCCGAAGCGAAACTGCTAGCTCCACCACCGGTCGCGGCAATCGCCGCCGGGCTGCGCGCCGCACGCACCCAGGCCCTGGTCTACCTCCTGCCCGGCGTCGCGGTGCTGGTCACCGCCGACGGGCGGGTCGAGCAGGTGGAATCGCCCCGGCTCACCGAGGACGGCCCGGTCGACAGGTTCGACCGGATGCAGCGCGAACGAGCACGCGTCGGCGACGCCGCTGACGAGCAGTGGCGGCCCGCGTTGGAGAGCGTGTGCGACTGGGCGTGGGCGGCGGTAATGAACCCGGTGCTGGACTTGGTCGCCGCCGGATCCGGCGAACGTCCGCTGCGAATCGTGTTGGTGCCGGTGGGAAAACTGGGCACGGTGCCGTGGCATGCCGCGCGGCGGCGGGTGCCCGGCGGCAAGGTTCGGTACGTCTGCCAGGACGCGATCATCTGCTACGCGGCGTCGGCCCGGCAGTTCGTCGAGGCGGGTCGGCGCGAAACCCGTTCCTGGGCGAGCGAACCGGTGCTGGTGCGGATGCCGGAGCTGCACTGGAGTCGGCACGAACTCGGCCACCTCCACGAGTTACACTACAAACACGGCTCCTACCTGGGCAAACCTCCTGACCCGAAGCGTCGCACCCGGCGCCGCGAGCCGCTGCCGAAACCCGGCGGAGTGCTCGCGCGGCTGCCCACCGCCTCGCTGCTGCACCTGGCCTGCCACGCCAGCCCGGCAGAGTTGCCGATCGAATCGGCGCTGCTGCTCGGATCCGGGGAAATCCTGCCGGTGCAGGACATTCTGCGCCAGGCGCGGGACCGACCACGCGATGCCGCCGGCGCGCTGGTCGTGCTCGCGGCGTGTGCCAGCGACCTCACCGACCGGCAGCACGATGAGGTGCTGACGCTGTCCACCGCGTTCCTCGCCGCCGGTGCCGCCGGCGTGGTCGGCACCCGCTGGGAGGTCCTGGACCTGCCCACCGCCATGTTCATGATCGTGTTCCACCACTACCTCAACACCGGCTACGCCGACCCGGCGAGCGCGCTGCGGGCCGCGCAGCTCTGGATGCTCGACCGGCGTCGCCGCCCGCCGCCCGGAATCCCGGCGGAACTGGCCGCCTTTTTCGCCGAAGTCGACCCGGCCGCGCCCCCGCACTGGGCAGCATTCACCTATCAGGGCCGATGAACCTCAACCGGAAGGAAACCAATGGCGCCGGCGACGTTCGGCATTGACCTCGGCACCACGCACTCCTGCATCGCGCACATCGACGAGGCGGCCCGCCCGGTGATCGCCAAGAGCGCGGTCGGGGAGGACACCACGCCCTCGGTGGTGTACTTCGAGCGACCCGGGGTGGCGTTGGTGGGCACGGCGGCGAAGAACTCGGCGCTGCTCGCGCCGCATCTGGTGGCGCAGCTGGTCAAACGCGACATGGGACGCAAGAACACCGAGTTCACCTACCACGGGAACCGCTACACCCCGGAGAAGATATCCGCGCTGATCCTGCGCGAACTCGCCCGCGCCGCCGAGGAGAACACCGGGCACACCGTGCGTGACGTGGTGATCACGGTGCCCGCCTACTTCGGCATCGCCGAGCGCGACGCGACCCGCAAGGCCGGGGAGATCGCCGGGCTGAACGTGCTCGACGTGCTGGACGAGCCGGTGGCCGCCGCGCTGCACCACCACGCGCTGGACAATTCGCCGCAAACCCGGCACGTGCTGGTCTACGACCTGGGCGGCGGCACCTTCGACACGAGCGTGATCCGGGTCACCGGTGACGACATCCAGGTGGTGTGCACCGACGGGGACGGTGAACTCGGCGGCGCGGACTGGGACGAACGGATCGTCGATCACCTGCTGGCGGCATTCCGCGAGGAGCATCCAGAGCTGGACCCCAGCGCCGACGAGCACGCCATGCAGGAGTTCGCCGACCGCGCCGAAGACGTCAAGAAGGCGTTGAGCGCCACCATGTCCCGCAATGTCGCGCTGCGGATCCGCGGTGCCGCGGCCACCGTGCCGTTCACCCGGCAGCAACTGGAAGAACTCACCGCCGACCTGCTCGATCGCACGATGGCGATCACCGAGCGGATCATCGAGACCGCTAGGCGCAAGGGAGTCGAGCGGTTCGACGAGGTGCTGCTGGCCGGCGGGATGACCCGAATGCCGGCGGTGGCGGCCGGGCTCCGGCAGCGGTTCGGGCTCGACGCCCGGCTTTCCGAGCCGGACCTGGCGGTCGCCAAGGGCGCGGCCCTGTTCGCGCTGATCCGGCAGGCCAATAAGGTCCGGGACGGCTCCGCGGGACAACAGTTGGGGATCAGCGCGGCCGACGTCGATGCGATGGCCAAAAAACGGGTTGCCACGGTGGTGCCGCGGGCCTTCGGGGTCAAGGCGCTGGACCCGCGGGACCCGTTGGCGCTCACCGATCCCATGCGAGCGCGGCAGATGGTGGCGCACCTGCTGCAGGCCAACACCGAGCTCCCGGCCGACACCGGCCCCTATCCGTTCCAGACGGCCATCGACAACCAGCGGATGGCCGAGATCGAGGTGTGGGAGCAAGCCGGTCCGACCCCGTCCGACGACCCGGCCGACAACACCAAGGTCGGGCACGCCATGCTCACCGGAATACCGGCGCGACCGGCCGGCTGCCGCATCGAGATCACCTTCACCATGTCCGAAACCGGTGCGCTGACCGTGCACGCCAAGGAGTTGGAGAGCGGCAACGACGTGCGCTTCGAACTCAGCATCGGCGGCATGGACCACAAGGCGGTGGCCCGGGCCCGCACCGACATCGCCGGACACCAGGTCAGCGGATAGGAGGTCCACGTTGAGTCAGCAGCGGATGCTGGACGCGCTCGCGGCCGAGTGGGACGACGTGGCCGATGGGCTCGATCCCGAGGCATTCACCAGGTTGGTCGCGCTGGTCGCCGAGTTGCAGGACGCGGCGGACACGGAATCCGCCGCGCTGATCGCCGAGGACATCGCCACGCTGCTGGCGGATGTGCTGCCACTGACGCACCCGGTGCGGCGGGCGCTGGCAGAGCCCGAGTCGCGGTTCCGGCGGCCGACGGTGGATTGGCGGCGACTGAGCACGAACCTGCGGGACCGGCTGACCGGGTCCGCACCGAACGCCGACCTGGACCGGCTGCGCGCGGCGGATTCGCTGGATGCGCGGCAGATCGAGGCCGCCGGCGGCGATCCGGCCGACCCCGACCTGATCCGGCTGCCGTCGGCCACCGGCCCCGCCCGGTGGCCCGCGTTCCAGTTCGACGCCTCCGGCGCCCCGCGCGAGCTGGTGCGGACCGTGAACCGGTATCTGCACGCCGCGGCGGACCCGTGGGGCGCGGCGGACTGGTGGCTCGGGCCGAACGATTGGCTCGGCGGTGTGCCGGCGGAGCTGATCGATCAGGTCGACGAGCGGGCACTGATCGACGCCGTCCGCGAAGACACGGCGGAGGTGTGAGCATGCCGGAGGCCACACCACCCCTGCAGTTCGAAGCCGTCCCGAACCGTTACGTGCTGCCCGCCGACACGACGCTGTTCCGGTTGCACGACCGCAAGCGGCACGCTGCCGAGTTCAAACCCGCTCAGGTCGACGTCGGGTCGCCCGGCGGCCGGTTCGACGGGACTACGGCCGACCCGTTCCCCAGCTACTACGCCGGGCTGCACGTGACGACCGCGTTGGCGGAGGTGCTGCTGCGCAACCTCGGGTTCGGCGGCAACGGGCAGCGGCTGATCCGCCGGGCGCAGATCGCCGAGCGGCGGCTCAGCGCGGTGCGCACGGCCCGGGAACTGACCCTGGTCAGCCTGCTGACCGGCCCGGACCTGGCCGCGGTCGCGCAGGATTCCTGGCTGGTCGACGCGGAAGGCAAGGACGCCTATGTGCAGACCCGGAACTGGGCGGCCTGGATCCGGGAACGGGCGGACTGGGCGGACGGGCTGATCTGGCCGTCCAAAAGGGACACCGGGCATCCGGCGCTGGTGCTGTTCGGAGATCGCTGCGGCGCGGACGGCCTGGACGGCGACGAACCGGAGCTGCAGATCGACCTGGACACCGCGATCGGCGAAGCCTGGCTGAGCAAGATGCTCGCGCCCTACCGCGCGGTGGTCGCCCCGCGGGTGAACTGACATCCCCGCGGACCGGGCCCGGAGGGTCCAGTTTTAGGCAAAATCGGGAAATTCATCGCTGGGACCAGGTGCCGCCGTGCTGCAGGAACGCCCATTCGCGTTCCCAGGCGCGCATGCAGACCCGGCGGGCGAAGTGCTGAGTGCCGACGATCAGGGCGATGCAGGTCAGCTCGATCACCAGCAGCACGAGCACGGCGGCGAAGATCGCCGATGCGGTAACCGAGCCCGCGCTCGCCGGCGGCGGCACGCGGTTTCCGGCCTGGTCGACCCACACCGTCACGGTGTCGCCCACCGAGCTGTCGGCCGGGACCTGGATCGTTTCGGTGTGCGGTTGCTGCGCCGGCCCGGTGCGCCATTCGGCGACAGCGGTCGAGCCGAGGGCGTCCTGGCTGTATGCCTCGGAGGCCGGCGCGCTCAGCTCCGGCGCGGTGGTCAGCATCGCGGTCACCTGGCGGGTGGTCGCCGCCGATTCCGCTGCCTGCTGCGTCAAGCCGGTGTGCAGTGCCGTGCCGAACAGGACCGATGCGGGGATCGCGATCAGCGCCGCCACCAGCAGCAGCACCGAGATTCCCGCCGCCATTCTATCGATCGGCCTTCGCAACGGGTTCCGGTTCACACCCAGTGCGTTCACCAACCATGCTGCGTGCGCTTTTAGCGCCGCGATCATGACAACCTCCAGACTTGCGGGGCACCGTGTGCCGCGGACGACCGTCATCTGGTTGTGCCCTGATGGTTGTGCGCGGCAACCTCTACGTGAGTATCCACCCCACTCGCCCCATTGTTATCGCAACGTGACCAGACATACACCATTGGTGCAGCAGATCACGTCTAATTTGCCCGCCATTTCCGCAGACCGGGGAGGATCGGGCAGGCCGACCGCGCGCGACATTCAGACATTTCTCGTGCCGGCTTTCGACGCGGTGTCCCTTCGGCGGCAACGACAAGCCCCTTCGGGCAACGACAATCGGTCAGCCGCGACGGATCGACAGGCCGGTGGCCATCGAGGCGATGCCGGACGCGACCTGGGCCACATCGTCGATCTGCTGGTCGTCATCCCGCATGCCGGGACAGGCGAGGTCGGCGAGCGCCGCGGCAGCTGTGGGCCCGAGGCCGCGAACGATGATGCGGATCCCCATCGCGCAGGCCTTCCGCGCCAGTTCACGAGCTTGCTCGGGATCCGCCAACCCACCGTCGCTGAAGATGCACAGCACGCGGTCGCCCGGGTAGCTCGGCAGCACGTCGATGCCCAGTCGCAAGGCATTCGACAGCACGGTGCCGCCGCGCGGAATCGCCTTCCGGAGTGCGGAAACCACTTCGTCGAGTGGGGTCTCCGGCGGCAGGTACCGCTGCACGGAATCAGCCCACAGAACCAGCCCGCTCTCGTAGTGCGCGCCTTCGGCCTCGACGAGGAACTGCTCGCCGCCGGCAATCGCCTGGGACAGCGGGCTTCCCGCCATCGAGGCGCTCACATCGATGCACAGCAAGACGTGCCCGAGGTACCGCTGTTGCAGCTTCGGCAGGTACCGGCCCGGCGGGGACTGTGTCAGCCCGATCCCGGCGAAGCTCCGACGAATCCACGAACTCATCGATCCCCCACTCAGCAACGCACGGCGAGCCCGGCGATGGTTTGGGCGAGCCGCTCGGTCGTCGCGCCATCGACGACACCGTCCACATAGGCCTCCAGGTCGAGTGCCGCGCCGCTGAGCGGTTCCCGCGCGGTCACCGCGAGCAGACCGTCCGCGCTGACCCGCAGCGTCAGCTCGATCACCGAGCCCCCGGGCAGCGGCGGCAGCCCGGCGAACTCGCCGTCCAGGACCCGCCGGTTGTGCTCGACCTGCGCCGAGGGCAGGTCCCCAGATTGCTCGAACACCTGGATCCGGACCGATCGCTGCCGATCCACGATGGTGGCGAACCGGGCGGTTGCGACGGCGGGCAGCGGATCGTTGCGGTGCACGAGGTGCTGGACGAAACTCCGCAGGCTTTCGTCGTGGCTGTCCTCGATCAGCACGCCGAAGCTGCGCGGCACCACCGCGGCCGTCGTCCCACCGCCGGGTAGGGACGAGGCGAGCCGGTTTGCGCGAACGGCGGCACCGAAGACGACCGCGAGGTCCGGATCGACGATTTTCGGGGCCAGGCCGAGATGTTCTTGCAGCGCGGCACGAATCGCCGGCGTCCTGGTCGCGCCGCCGACCAGCAACACCTCGTCGACTCGCGGCACGCCCTTCGCGGCGGCGGCGGCGAGAACCCGGTCCACGATCCGCACGGTGCGCTCCACCAGATCCGCCCCGAGGCGCTCCAGCGTCGCCCGGTCGACATCGAAGCTCGCCACGTCGTCGTCGCAGCGCAGCGTCACCTTGCGGCCGGTGACCGTGCTCAGCTGGCGTTTGACCTGCTCGGTGACGTCCTGGAGCTGCTGCCGGAACGCCTCGTCGTCCGGGTCGGCGGCCGGGAACTCGCGGGCGAAGGCCGCCGCCAGGTGCTCGGCGATGCGCTCGTTCCAGTCGGCACCGCCCAGTCGGCTGTCGCCGTCGGTGGCCACGACGTGCACCCCGTCAGCGGCCACCCGCAGCACGGTCGTGTCGAACGTACCGCCACCAAGGTCATAGACGAGCGCGGCGCCCGGCTCCGCCTGGGCGGAGTAGTGCAGCGCAGCCGCGACCGGTTCGCTCAGCACCTCCAGCACATCGATTCCCGCCAGCCGGGCTGCTTGCAGTGTCGCTTCGCGTTCGCGGATCCCGAAGTACGCGGGAACCGTGATCACCGCCCGAACCGTCCTATGTGGCCCGAAGCGGGCGATCGCGTCGTCGACCAGGCTGCGCAGGATCAGCGCCGACACCGACTCCGGCGTGTGCCGCACGCCGTGGAACATCAGCTCGAACTCGGTGCCCATCCGGCGCTTGATCAGCGCGACGGTGTTCTCCGGGTCCAGGCTGTTCCGCGCCGCCGCCCCGACCACGGCCGTGTCGGCGGAAGGGAAGTGCACCACCGACGGCGTGGTCAGCTCGCCGAGGCGGTTGCGGATCACCTCGACGCCGTCCGAAGTGGACGCGAGCGCCACCGCGGAGTAGGTCGTGCCGAGGTCGATGCCGAGCACCAGCTCGTCAGCCACTGTTCCACACCCCGGTCAAGAGGTCGGTGGAGCCGGTCACCGAACCCAGGACGCTGAGCAGCATGGCGATCGCGAAGACCACGAGCAGCACCACCCGGGCGATCCGGTAGTTCGCGGGGGGACGAATGCTCATGCCGCCTCCGGTGTCTTGCGGGACACCCGCACCCGGTCGGCTTTCATGAGCGGGGGAAAGGGATTTTTGCTCATGACGCCTCCGGTGTCTTGCGGGACACCCGCACCCGGTCGGCTTTCATGAGCGGGGGAAAGGGATTCTTGCTCATGACGCCTCCATTGTCGGCTTCTCCTCGCGGCTCGCTTTTTCGGCACGACCGAGGGCGAACCCGCCGAGCCCCAGCAGCCACCGGAAGGGTGCGGCCGGGGTGAGCCGGTGGCCGGGCCGGATCCCGGTGACCGAGGAGACAACGAAGTACCGAACCTCGGCGAAATCCCGCTCCGCGGCCAGCACGAGGTTGTCCAGGCCCGCGGTGTTCAGCCAGTCGCGCACCGCCCCGGCGCACAGGTCGGCGGCCCACGGCAGATCGGTCAGCAGATCGGCCTTGACCACGGTGATCGCCAGCGCCCGGCGTTCGGTCTCGACCCCGTAGTCGCGTAGCCGCCGGGCCGTCACGTGGTAGACCTGCTCGGGGTCGCCGCTGGCCGGATGTGCTTCGGCGAGACGGGATTCCAGTGCGCCGCCGAGCTGATCGCGCACCCAGCCGATGGCGAACGGGTCGACCACGAACACCAGTCCCCCGGCGTGGTCCAAGAACTCCAGCTCGCTGTTGTCGTCCCGGTCAAGGAAGAACTCGCCGGCCGCGTCGAAGAGGTGCACCAGCGCCTGGCCGCGGGCCTTCGCCGTGCCGCCGCGGGTGAACCGGACCGTGATCGCCGGGGGCAGCTGGCCGGCCGGGGTCTTCGCGGTGTCACCGCCGCTGGTGATCAGCTGCTCGCCGTGCAGGAAGGCCTGCCTGCTGGCCTCGTCGACGAAGTCCAGTACCACGCCTTCTGCGGCGGCCCGGTCCCGCAACGTGACCAGGCCGGCGTGCACGAGCCGGGTCTTGCCCGCCGACACCGGGCCGAAGACCGGTACCCGGATGTCGGTGACCGCACCCGAACCGCCCCGCAGCGGTCGGTCGCACCGCTGGCACAGCGCCTCCAGCCGCCGGGACGCGCGCAGCACGGTCGTCGGCAGCTTCGTGCCGCACCCGCAAGTGCGCGACATCGCGCCCAGCACACCGGGCCGGATGTCGTGATGCACCACCTGGCACCCGCCGCAGCGGTAGGCGGGCACGGCCATTACGTGGTAGCACACCGCGCAGCTCCCACTTGCCTTGCGCAGCCGCCGCACGACGTGGTCGTACCCCCGCAGGCTCCCGACCAGCGCACCCCAACCGAGCCAGCCGAGGCCCAGCGCGATCGCGCCGATGACCAGCACCTGCACGGCCCCCACGATCGCGCCCAGGGTGACGCCGGACCAGATCAGGATGGTCAGGCAGCTGCTCACCCACCGGAGCTTGCTGCCGATGCCGTAACCGAAACCCCATTGCCAGCCGCGCACGATGAAGCCGTAGGCGTTGTGCCAGGACGCCACGAGGTCGCGGCGCCACTGCGCGGCGAGGTAGCTCGGCCAAGCCCAGTCGGGCGGAAACGGTCCGTGCGGCTTGCGCAGGCCAGCCGTGCCGTTGACCACGTCGTTGGGCGTCACCAGGACCGGTTTCCGGGATCCGCGCCCCGCCAGCACCAGGCATGTCGAGACGAACGCCCAGGTACTGCCGACCAGCATGAAGACCGGGTACAGCCAGGCGACGATGGCGACTATCACCGCGGCCAGCCAAAGACCGATGCACAGCAGCAGGGCGCCTCCGATTACGTAAGGCATCACTTCTCCCGTCTGCTGAACAAGCGCCGCGCGATTTCACGGGTGCGGCTCGATTTGGGCTTCTGCTGGGAGTAGTCCTTCAGCCATTCATGCCAGGCGGCGGCGTAGTCGGCCTCGATGCCGCGCAGCAGCTTGCTGATCCGACGGTAGTCGGCCTGCTTGTGTTTGGCGGCCCAGCGTTCCAGTGCCTTGTCGAACGCCGTCCGGACCTGTTCGGAAGAGGCGTCCTGCCAGCAGGTAAGAAACGCCAGCGCGAGGGCCTGATCTCGCCGGTCGGACGCGACCTGCTCGTCGTTCCACACCCTGGGCAACTCGTGCACCAGCGTCTGCTGCAGCTGGTTCCCGGCCTGCACGATCACTGCCAATGCCGCCTGCGGGGTGGCGCCGAGCAGCACTGCGGTGATCTCGGTGGCGCGAGCGATGAACACCTCTTCGGAGACGTTTTCCAGCGATTCGGCACCGGTTTGCGCCCCCTTGCGGGCGAAGGAGCTCACCCAGGCCCGCAGCCGGCCGTCGTCTTCCCAGAGCTTGCGCAACTTCTCCCGGTCGCCGATGTGGTGGCCCAACATGCGCAGGACGTCCAGGTATCTGCCGGACACTGTGGACTTCTCCAGGACCGCGAAGGCCCGCTGCGCCACCGCATCGGACATCGCGGTGGACGGCAGTGTCGTGACGAAGTCCTTCAGCTCGGCCAAGGTGGGCGGGGAGGTCCGGAACAGCGCCTCCCACACCGCTTCGCCGGTGCCGGGGTGGTCGGGCGAGCGCAGCCGCTCGCGGAAGACCGCGATGGTCTCCCGCCGGGCCGTATCACCGGTGGCCACCGCCGCGGCGGCGACCGCCGCATCCAGTGGGTCGAAGGGGTCGCTGATCGCCGGGGCGAGCAGCCGCCACCAGCGATCGTTGATGTCCCTGGCGACCTCGTCCGCGTTCGGCCCGGTCAAGCGGCGGGTCAGCGCATCGCGCAGCAGGTCGAGCATGTCCGGCCCGCAGGTCCAGCGCGCCGGATCGATCCCGGCGTGCGGGTGCTGGGCCCACCATTCGACGAACCGCCCGGACGCTTCGCCGAAACGGCCCAGCCGGGGCCGGATGTCGAACCTGGTCGCGGTCCGCAGCAGCAGGTCCATTCGCTCCGGGGCGATGGCACCGGCCGCCGCCTCGACCAGAACGCTGGCCGCCTCTTCCTCGTCCGGGCTCCACGGCCGGGGGGAAAGCGGGGCGCGGTGCTCGGCCGGGGTGCCGCGGACGATTTCGTCGATCTCCCCGCGCAGCAACGCGATCCGGACCCGGCCCGCCTGTTGTGTGGTGGTTTCGGCGAGCCTGGTCAGCACCGGTAAGGCCGGTGCCGCCGCCAACACCGCCTCCAGCACCGGCTCAAGAACGTCCGTTGTGGACACCGGCGGCGGGCAGGCCAGCCATTCGGCCAGCGACATCGCGGAATCCTGCCCGGTCACCGGCTCGTCGAGCATCAGCACCCCGGCGGCCAGCCGGTCCGCCCCGATCGGCCGGCCACGGTTGCGCGCGAACTGGTGCGCCAGCTCGACGGCCTCGACCACGTCGTAGGGGTCGGCGGCGAGGAAGCGCGGCACCCAATGCCGGGCCGCCTCGGTCGGCTCGGCCTTCCGGTACTTGCCGCTGACCAGGTTGAACACCGCGAAGTCGGCGTTGCGGTCCGGATCGGCCAACGATCCGGCCCAGTCCGGGTGCACCGCGAGCACCTCGTGGCGGCTGTATTGCGGATTGGTGGCGAACACCCGGAACTCCACCCGCAGCGCCCGTTCCTGCGGCAGCAACAGCGTTGCGGCCGCGATCCAGCGCACCGCGGTTTCCGCTTCTTCGCTGACGAACAGCACCCGCGGCGCGTCCTGTTCGTGCACCCGGTCCAATGCGGAATGCACGGCGAGCAGCCACGCTTCGCCGTCCTGCTGGCCTAGCACCCATTCCCGCAGCGCCTCGACGCCGAACGGGCCCGCCTCGGGTTCGGCCGGCACCGGCTCGCACTCGGTGCTCGACGCGGGCTGTTCGACCCACCACGGCGCACCCCACAGCTGCGCCGGCCGGATCGGCCCGTACAGCTGCGGATCAGCGGTGGCCAGCGCGTGGGTGAACTGGTTGCCCTCGCGCACGCCACCGGCCTCCGCGCCCAGGTAGATCCCGCGCGCCGTCGCGTAAACCCCGTCGTGCACGTGGACCAGCGACGGCGGGTAATCCGCGACCTCACGCTTCGCCCGCATCCAGCCCACCGGGGCCTCGTAGAGCGCCGAGCGCTGCACCGCCGTCATCATCTCGTCCGTCGTTCCCGGCGAAACGGCCTGGAACTGGAAACCCGCGCCGCCGCGCAGGCCCTGCCCCGGACGGCAGTCGGTGTAGTACAGCGAGTGAAACTCACGCGCGCTCATCCTCGGC is a window of Saccharopolyspora phatthalungensis DNA encoding:
- a CDS encoding RES family NAD+ phosphorylase; protein product: MPEATPPLQFEAVPNRYVLPADTTLFRLHDRKRHAAEFKPAQVDVGSPGGRFDGTTADPFPSYYAGLHVTTALAEVLLRNLGFGGNGQRLIRRAQIAERRLSAVRTARELTLVSLLTGPDLAAVAQDSWLVDAEGKDAYVQTRNWAAWIRERADWADGLIWPSKRDTGHPALVLFGDRCGADGLDGDEPELQIDLDTAIGEAWLSKMLAPYRAVVAPRVN
- a CDS encoding Hsp70 family protein, which gives rise to MADELVLGIDLGTTYSAVALASTSDGVEVIRNRLGELTTPSVVHFPSADTAVVGAAARNSLDPENTVALIKRRMGTEFELMFHGVRHTPESVSALILRSLVDDAIARFGPHRTVRAVITVPAYFGIREREATLQAARLAGIDVLEVLSEPVAAALHYSAQAEPGAALVYDLGGGTFDTTVLRVAADGVHVVATDGDSRLGGADWNERIAEHLAAAFAREFPAADPDDEAFRQQLQDVTEQVKRQLSTVTGRKVTLRCDDDVASFDVDRATLERLGADLVERTVRIVDRVLAAAAAKGVPRVDEVLLVGGATRTPAIRAALQEHLGLAPKIVDPDLAVVFGAAVRANRLASSLPGGGTTAAVVPRSFGVLIEDSHDESLRSFVQHLVHRNDPLPAVATARFATIVDRQRSVRIQVFEQSGDLPSAQVEHNRRVLDGEFAGLPPLPGGSVIELTLRVSADGLLAVTAREPLSGAALDLEAYVDGVVDGATTERLAQTIAGLAVRC
- a CDS encoding Rv1733c family protein produces the protein MTVVRGTRCPASLEVVMIAALKAHAAWLVNALGVNRNPLRRPIDRMAAGISVLLLVAALIAIPASVLFGTALHTGLTQQAAESAATTRQVTAMLTTAPELSAPASEAYSQDALGSTAVAEWRTGPAQQPHTETIQVPADSSVGDTVTVWVDQAGNRVPPPASAGSVTASAIFAAVLVLLVIELTCIALIVGTQHFARRVCMRAWEREWAFLQHGGTWSQR
- a CDS encoding VWA domain-containing protein; this encodes MSSWIRRSFAGIGLTQSPPGRYLPKLQQRYLGHVLLCIDVSASMAGSPLSQAIAGGEQFLVEAEGAHYESGLVLWADSVQRYLPPETPLDEVVSALRKAIPRGGTVLSNALRLGIDVLPSYPGDRVLCIFSDGGLADPEQARELARKACAMGIRIIVRGLGPTAAAALADLACPGMRDDDQQIDDVAQVASGIASMATGLSIRRG
- a CDS encoding CHAT domain-containing protein; protein product: MTSDPAELDEAIAQRYARLTEELDDETAYQVLVELADLLLHRAQTTGADVAEVIQVAGSLLDNLADDSPARAAPLYQLGLAHALRAERGAREEFRTAVGYLRQLRPLLSDEAAEIVGRIGLITAQLVGSLEAFEEIDVALADLNTAFGLLPDSLLRKQVRFSRGLIHLTRYLSVGGDETDHRIATEDFTEILRDLPGDAKTSDACHIGLAFLLLTKDMPAELRHGRIDAGTVDKLSLTLPADALAETRRHLDALSPSAAGDGSVTTLKVLVQAAGNLGDSSREDWETAIGELDDAARGWPENEPGKREIAALRASLAAKLAELSGSAADTDAATSQIAAAAAALPTDHPMRTLLLSGLRTTSVMPGRASSDLDPAEHTAVVRRLEQALAHFPDDDPDRASVLTSLATALLTSVATNREQSPQSLARVREMSEQAVRRGAADPVNTGINHFLLGVAEGFQALTDRAGKLLDASVANMRRADELLPADHKLRPLLIPWLSTLLTQRFMAFGGQEDLDAARYYAAGTGGDDLIARFTAAVSRITPHRFDAEALDRTAAELKELGAEMSTDHVLQPRIASALGSVRLLRSMLDGNEFSLDRVNTDQARSATDAILDAVGRLPDYHVDQPNETLGAALACVGQAVATRDLTLLNRGIGMMAEICGQPHLYPRERRGALDALATALRTRYEFTRAPRDLSNAIDRFEQVLREFEPEPGAFETANLLNALADCYFTRGDSVRRDQQRAVTTGLEALRERARTVLLQSSARRALETANTATGEAAEVSRWCLAAGQPEAAVQALELGRGMVLHAATVDATMPTLLRENGHAELADRWESELGQQKPWDVGGANDVRVADAALPSDLRYRVLRAFEGTDAEAKLLAPPPVAAIAAGLRAARTQALVYLLPGVAVLVTADGRVEQVESPRLTEDGPVDRFDRMQRERARVGDAADEQWRPALESVCDWAWAAVMNPVLDLVAAGSGERPLRIVLVPVGKLGTVPWHAARRRVPGGKVRYVCQDAIICYAASARQFVEAGRRETRSWASEPVLVRMPELHWSRHELGHLHELHYKHGSYLGKPPDPKRRTRRREPLPKPGGVLARLPTASLLHLACHASPAELPIESALLLGSGEILPVQDILRQARDRPRDAAGALVVLAACASDLTDRQHDEVLTLSTAFLAAGAAGVVGTRWEVLDLPTAMFMIVFHHYLNTGYADPASALRAAQLWMLDRRRRPPPGIPAELAAFFAEVDPAAPPHWAAFTYQGR
- a CDS encoding Hsp70 family protein; the encoded protein is MAPATFGIDLGTTHSCIAHIDEAARPVIAKSAVGEDTTPSVVYFERPGVALVGTAAKNSALLAPHLVAQLVKRDMGRKNTEFTYHGNRYTPEKISALILRELARAAEENTGHTVRDVVITVPAYFGIAERDATRKAGEIAGLNVLDVLDEPVAAALHHHALDNSPQTRHVLVYDLGGGTFDTSVIRVTGDDIQVVCTDGDGELGGADWDERIVDHLLAAFREEHPELDPSADEHAMQEFADRAEDVKKALSATMSRNVALRIRGAAATVPFTRQQLEELTADLLDRTMAITERIIETARRKGVERFDEVLLAGGMTRMPAVAAGLRQRFGLDARLSEPDLAVAKGAALFALIRQANKVRDGSAGQQLGISAADVDAMAKKRVATVVPRAFGVKALDPRDPLALTDPMRARQMVAHLLQANTELPADTGPYPFQTAIDNQRMAEIEVWEQAGPTPSDDPADNTKVGHAMLTGIPARPAGCRIEITFTMSETGALTVHAKELESGNDVRFELSIGGMDHKAVARARTDIAGHQVSG